The Methanosarcina barkeri str. Wiesmoor DNA segment ATTGCCTTTGTAAACTGTAAAAAAGCCCATTTTTGTTCCTCAATTTATAAGGATGCAGTCCAGCTCCGCAAAAGATTTCAGCGGATCGCAAAGAATACTGCAAGAGAGTTTGACGAAATCACAGACGACGGCACTCTGGTGTATGGGGTAATTGAAGGGGGAGACCAGGAACTTGCAGAAAAAACTTTGCAGAACTTGGAAATCCCATCCGAACTGTTTGAACTAAAAGACGGGAAAATCGAGATCGCCTGGTGGGTACTTGAAGAGTTAAAAGAAGACATTAAAGAAGAACTGGAACCTTCCGGGTCAAGGCTTACTATTATTGAAAGATACCCATTCGAAGATGGAATGCTTGTTGAACTAATTCCTCTTTAAGCTAATTCCTCTTTAAGATAGTCTCCGGACAAATAAGCGGGCAAGGAAAAATTCTTTCCTGAATTCATGAGGCGTTTTTGAAGTTAATTAGCTCCTGTAAATATCTCTTTTATGGAGAAATATTTCTTGCACATTAAATTTAAAAAATTTTAAATAGTTTAAAAATCAATTCTGTCTAAATCTAAAAATCATTACCTTTAGAAAATCCTAAGTGTTTTCTTATGCCTTACCCGGTTGTACATGTGCTATTCTTCGTATTCTGTATAAGTGCAGTAGCAGTCTTTGCTGCTACCAGATCATTTTTTCGAGGAGAACTCTCTCTTAAGGGTTCAACGCATTTAATTTTTCTGCTGTTCATAGGCAGTATCTGTTCCTTATTCCCGGATATTGTGATCATTCACAGCCTGTTTGTAAGCGGTACTATGGAGCATTGCTGGGCCGGTCCCATTCCAACCCATTCACTTTTATTCAGTCTTCTCGCAGTCCTGTTCGGGATCGTTGCAGGATACGCTAAATACAGGGAGCCTGGCAGGGCAATGTATCTTGGACTTTTTGCAGAGGCTGCATTTTCTTCACACCTGTTGCTCGATGACATTAGTGAAGGCGGGTGTGAGTACCTTTATCCATTATACGAGAAAAAGATCAGTGTATTTTCAATGATGGACATAGGTTTTCGGGGAACCGGAATTTTTGATTACTTGATGGCATCTTTTGTATCGGTCTTTTTTGTTTGGTCCATAATAATGATGGCACTCTTTGCCCTGAGTAAGTACGGTTTTGAGCTAAACTACAAAGAAGAAAAATAAAACAGTGAAGATATTAAAATCAGGTTTTAAGTTCTCCTACATCTTCAAGTTTTTTGATAACCCTTGCAGGATAACCCAGGGCAAGACTATTTGGAGAGATATTACGGCTAACTACGGATCCAATACCTATTATTGAGTTATCCCCGATTTCAACACCCTGCGTGATTATACATCCTGGATTTACAGAGACTCCACGTCCTATTTTTATGGGAGCCATAGTTCTCGGATATGCCTGTCTTGTAGTCAAACTTCCTCTCGTATGTGCAGATAATATGCATTTATCGCCAATTTCCGAGTAATCCCCTATCGTAATTAATTCAGGGTGTATCCTGTCAAAAACCACATCATAGCCGACATATACATTCTCCCCGATATTTACACCCCGCATTCTGTGCAATTTAGCTCTCCAGGAAGGAACTGGAGCGCTTGAAGCAAGCCGTTCTAGAATCCAATTTTTAAAATATTTAATGCCAAAAAGAAGTTTATTACTGTGATAATGGTCCGCAATTTCGCAAAAGGTTACCTGATCTCTATTAGACACTACAGCAGTCGTACGAATACCCCCCATTTCCCTATATATTTTTTATACTATTTTCTTGTCTATACTATTTCCTTATCAAATTATTTTATATCGTTTCTCTCTCACATTGTTTGTAATGTTTTTATCAGATTTTTTATATTTATATTTTCATTGGCATTTTGATGGATGACTAAATTTCTATAGTCATATTTAATTAATTTTGACACTACTACTCTGCTGAATACTGGTGTCGAGTAAACCTCAAAATGTCGTATAGAATCGATTGCAATTATTCGGAATCATTGAATTCCTGATGATTGGCTCAACCTAGTTTCCGGGATACTTGATAAACAAATTTCCAGACGACTTTCTTGTTAACCGCAACTCTCTCTTTAACTTTTGCCTCTGCTTACAAGCTTCATAAGCAGTGATTTTTTTAATTCTACCGCATCATTAGGGCAAAGTTCGCGGCAGCAATAACAGTGAATGCACTTTTCCTCGTTAATTTTGAGTGTTCGGTTTATTTCCTCTATGGCATGTGCCGAACAGTTCGAAACGCAGGCTTTACAAAGTGCACAGTTTGAAGTGTTAATAATTGGTCTTACAGCTAACTGCTTTCTAAGGATTCTCATAAGGAAAGCTGGCATGTAAGCAGTTATTCCACCTTCAGGGCTTTTGAATCTGACCTTTATCTTTTCCAGAGGTACTCCTATAATTTCGGGATGTTCGGTTCCGAAACCTCTTTCGAGTGCAGCTTTATTTGTAGGGACCTTTAAAGGATCGATTCCTATAAGCTCAGAGGCTACAATATCCAGGGCTACACAGTTATAACTTGCCATAATTACACCTGCAAGGACAGGTGTACCATTGGATGGGCCATTTCCTTCCATTCCGATTACCCCATCCATAACTGCAAGCTGGGGCTTGACAACAGAATATATATCCACAACCGCTTCCCCAAAACGGCGGCGGTCTTCCAGGAAATGAGCTTGTTTTCTGGTTTTCTGAGGTATGGCGCCGAAGAAATTTTTGATTGCCCCCGTATACAATGTAAGTTCATGGGTCTTAAGCTTTGGAAGCGAGATTACTATATCTGCCTCAAGTACAGCTTTTGAGATGTACAGATGAGAAAACTGCCTTGCGCCCGGAACATCAACTTCAATAAAACCTGAGGTCTCAAAATTGATAAGTTCAACCCCATGATCGGAAGCAACATCCTCAATGCCGGACGCTTTAAGCGCTTGCGAAGTTGTAGTAGTTCCGGGTTTTACAATGCCGGACCCATCTCCTATGACTGGAATGCCTCCAGCTTCCAAGACCAGTTCGCACATAGCGGACACTATCGCCGGATGGGTGGTGACGGCATCCTCTGGTGGTCGGATAGAAAGCACATTGGGTTTGAGGAGCACGCGGCTGCCAGGAACTATAACCTTCTCAAGTCCACCTATCAGGTTCAGTGCTTCTTTTACTGCTTTTTTAGCATCCGAGTAGTCCTGGCATTCAACAATTGAGACCTTTGTATTCATATTCACACTTTTGGATTCGTGATTAAGTTTATTCTCACAATGATATTATGTGAAAGTACTCTGCCAGAAAGGCTTCTGGCAGTTTATAGGCAGGTAGTTGCTCCGGAGAAAGTTCTGTCTCGATTTTAAGCAAAGATCTGAAATTCTGATTTTAGCTGTATTTTAGCCGGTATAACTTTTTCTACAGGCGTTTTTGCAATTTACCTGTTAATGTAGCAAACAGGCGGCGCGGCTCGTATATATTCTGTAGTATCTTTTATTCTACTGATGTGCCTCTGGACTTTTTCTATTGTCTCTCTGGGCAGACCGGTGTTCTTTTCAATTACTTGCAGGGGCAACTGGTGCTCCTGGGCATACAGTAGCTGATCCATTATCTGAATCGGCATACGCCAGTAGAATTCCTCATCAGTTGTGTAATGGTTCCAGGTATCAGCACTTGGAGGGCGTTTTATTATCTCTTCGTTAACATTGAGCAGCTTCCCCAGAGCATAAACCTGGACTTTGTAGCAGTCTGACAGAGGTTCTAGATCTACGCCCCCATCTCCATATTTCACAAACTGGCCAAGGACCATTTCGGTCTTGTTGGTCGTACCGCAAACTGCGTAATTCATCGTTTCAGCACACATATATTGAACGAGCATTCTGGATCTCTGTTTAACACCCTGCAATCCTATCAATTCCAGATAGTCGTTTGCTTTTAACCTGTGTCTTGCGACGATTTCACCATTTTTTACCAGGTGTATATAAGGAACATTTAGCAGGCCAGTGTTAAGGAAATCAGGCAGTGCCAGCGACGTTTTATGTATTCTGGCATCATACTCAGGGCAGGTTCTCTTTATAATCTGTTCTTTCTTATCATAGATATTAAGCGATCTCAAGATTGGAGAGATAGGCACTTCTTCATACGACACACCAAGGCTTTCACAGATCTCCGCTCCCAAGGCCTTGCTGGAAGGGGCAGATTCCTCTTCAGGAAGGAGAAGTCCATATACTTTTTCTTTTC contains these protein-coding regions:
- a CDS encoding metal-dependent hydrolase codes for the protein MPYPVVHVLFFVFCISAVAVFAATRSFFRGELSLKGSTHLIFLLFIGSICSLFPDIVIIHSLFVSGTMEHCWAGPIPTHSLLFSLLAVLFGIVAGYAKYREPGRAMYLGLFAEAAFSSHLLLDDISEGGCEYLYPLYEKKISVFSMMDIGFRGTGIFDYLMASFVSVFFVWSIIMMALFALSKYGFELNYKEEK
- a CDS encoding acyltransferase, which gives rise to MGGIRTTAVVSNRDQVTFCEIADHYHSNKLLFGIKYFKNWILERLASSAPVPSWRAKLHRMRGVNIGENVYVGYDVVFDRIHPELITIGDYSEIGDKCILSAHTRGSLTTRQAYPRTMAPIKIGRGVSVNPGCIITQGVEIGDNSIIGIGSVVSRNISPNSLALGYPARVIKKLEDVGELKT
- a CDS encoding DUF362 domain-containing protein, with the translated sequence MNTKVSIVECQDYSDAKKAVKEALNLIGGLEKVIVPGSRVLLKPNVLSIRPPEDAVTTHPAIVSAMCELVLEAGGIPVIGDGSGIVKPGTTTTSQALKASGIEDVASDHGVELINFETSGFIEVDVPGARQFSHLYISKAVLEADIVISLPKLKTHELTLYTGAIKNFFGAIPQKTRKQAHFLEDRRRFGEAVVDIYSVVKPQLAVMDGVIGMEGNGPSNGTPVLAGVIMASYNCVALDIVASELIGIDPLKVPTNKAALERGFGTEHPEIIGVPLEKIKVRFKSPEGGITAYMPAFLMRILRKQLAVRPIINTSNCALCKACVSNCSAHAIEEINRTLKINEEKCIHCYCCRELCPNDAVELKKSLLMKLVSRGKS
- the nadE gene encoding NAD(+) synthase produces the protein MQIAEEVSINIIEELNGNIGNIALKLRGFIRDQVASFKKKGVVIGVSGGIDSAVILTLCVQELGKEKVYGLLLPEEESAPSSKALGAEICESLGVSYEEVPISPILRSLNIYDKKEQIIKRTCPEYDARIHKTSLALPDFLNTGLLNVPYIHLVKNGEIVARHRLKANDYLELIGLQGVKQRSRMLVQYMCAETMNYAVCGTTNKTEMVLGQFVKYGDGGVDLEPLSDCYKVQVYALGKLLNVNEEIIKRPPSADTWNHYTTDEEFYWRMPIQIMDQLLYAQEHQLPLQVIEKNTGLPRETIEKVQRHISRIKDTTEYIRAAPPVCYINR